The genomic stretch CGTTTGTGTGCAAGCTTTCAAGTACGTAGTGGGGACTCCTTTGATATATAACTTAATAGTATTTCTCCACAGTGGCGTTCTCGAAtacttaatttttattatatatgtcaACATTAGAAATGGTGGCATCATAttctaaaaaattgaaaatgcgCCATCCAAattcaaagagaaaattttGGTAGTTTCTTTTAATCTAGAAATGCTATTAATTAGTGttggaaaattcaaaataatggATATCTACAAAGTCCACAACTGATTGGATTTCTTTCTCAGCTCATTGATAACCCTTTGACTGAAATGTTAAAAATGACTGATcgaagaataaaaattttacatttcatcagaataattatgtgtatgttttttaataaaaaaaattattatatatatgttgtatagGATATATTCTATCATgttcatttaattaaatatattataattttttaatcatatgaTAACGTGATATATGCTAAACTGTGGGGTATCTCCTCCTTAATCatatatggattttttttttttgagtattactgagtcaacagttgctttcactgaggctcgaacccactctcatcatgcATGTGAGAGTGTTAGTCGAGACAttggatgccacttgaccacaaggtctttgaaaTTAGCATCATATATGGATTATAAATTCATTGAAAAGGGTTTTGATTATGTGATTTTCTCGCATATTATGAGAGAGGGGAACAAGTGTGCGGACTACTTGGCAAACCTTGTGCAGACGGACAATTGGAGGACTAAAGTCTTTGAAGACTCTCCTGATGAGATGATTGGGTTCCTTCAAGCAGACTTGGGGGGAACCAGATATATAAGAATAAGCTAATCACCGCGGGAGTGGTGTCCTCtttaccaaaaaagaaaaagaagtgaTTTATTGTaattcatccaaaaaaaataaaaattaaacgaGGTACCGTTTCCATTACATATGTGAGCATATGAGTTCTGTTACATACATACTTCAAATTTTACTATTACCCGCGAGTCCGTGATATGACAATATCCATTGGCGGCAAATCCAATTATAACCCAGCCATTTGgttcacaaaaataaatacatgaagaaaatatgaaatttaaattttaatattctaataattgaaatttcaagaaaataacTCTCACGCCAatcaaattaaacttgaaaatttacattttcaatgAAGTATTgaggaaaaaaatatttgtttagcACGCATTAAATAATGGTATGCAAATGaaagatttatgaaaatattactTAATCACTACAAAAAAATCACGAATTACGATGGAACGTAATTTGTTATCGATTCGCGACGATCTTTCCGACAAAGCGTGTTCCGTCACGATTTTactaattacatatattatttattaatttatggtGGAATCATTCAATTCACAGCTAGTTTATGAAATAAAAAGttcctttttttaataaatgacaCATCAAGAAGTAAATATTATCTAATTATTTTAGCATGgaatatttttctttcactAAGGGCACAATTGGTTGCAACGAtggaattaaagaaaaaataattaaaatttcatgagAGATAAATAATAGTTGCATAACATAGGAATTTAAAATTCATTGTTTGATTTATGAGAATATAATAACTATGAATTTCTATCCTAGTGTTAAGTTTACAAAggaatcaaaagaaaataagtaatataaaaacaaaaatctctctcatcaataataataataataataataataataatccataataaaaaattataataaaaatattttaataaactataatcttattaaatttttgtataatagcattattaaaattgagagggttatatatttttatccTGACAAACTAGTTTCTCTTCCCAACTAGCATTGAATTTAAAACCCTAAACTCCTAAATAGACCCTAGGACTTTTCTATACTAATTCCACAAAatgaaggaattgaaatttcaatttccTCCACTTAAACGTaacaatcaaaattttcatttttgaaaaatatagaaaaaaaattacaaatttcccACCAAACGTCTATTAAAGTGATGAATGATAGCTGAAGGACAGAAACTAGCCTATGGTGACGctatttttagaaattttttgAGTCTGATTGCAAATTTGTTCAATTAAAAGATATTTAATACACCGATACTATTTTTAGAATTGTTTACAGATGAGTTCatagattatattttttttgaagaattgTCAAAAAGGAATAGGTCACGATTTTGACATTTACTTGATTCCAGGGGTTTCCTcccacttctttttttttttttttttttttttttgacttttttccaaaagttaattaattaaaagctCATCAGCTCTTGCTTGCGCCTGGCATTTCGTTTTCAACCCTCCGCTTATCCAAATACACGTGACTCCAGTTTCCGGCCTTAGCACAGTGATTCGTGACTTGATATCACTATTAAAAACGGTAGTGTAAGGGATTTGAAAATGTGAAATGGgtttgaaaattataaaatgtgaatgatgagagaaaaaaaaatcaagatgaTGAAATGAGTGGATTGTATTCTTGTGCTTGTATGATGACTAGGGTATGACTGGTGGTATGATACTTGACTCACGATTTATTTATGCAGTGTCTCTAGGGATTAGATCATGTGGGTTTATGATTAATTCGGTGAAGTTGAGATCACCTGTGTGTGCGAGTATTTGCGTCACACACACGTGTATCCAGCCCGAAAATGATGACATGAGATTGACtttgaaatcaaattaaaacatgtgttcatctcaactaaaagtctaaactgataattaaattgcacatttatgtttatatattatatatatgctcaacattcATCAACGGCTTGCCGTTGGCTGTTTGAGAATGGATAAGCACCACGTGACATATGACATTTGACACCCTGAACTAAAGCCAAGTTGATCCATTCCGTCAAAGCTGCCGTCTTACGCTTGTATGTTATAACTAATGCCTACTGACTGCACTTTAATTAGTGACTTAGTCCCACATAgtacatttcatttattttctcatattaTCATTACACTGTTATTCGTTTCTATTGATACAATTAAATCTATAGGGTCATCTCACGATTTCTTATCCGTAGGACTTGTCGATCAATATGCAactgtcatatttatatgtgaaaataCAATGTCATACTCATAtacttaaatgtaatactaatcatgagtAGAATGTTTGTTAGttataatgaaaaatgtaatacttttacaaacgtattatatatatattttcatcaaaagtattacatttttcctaataagtaatgttgtcaagtgtttattatattacttataaagaaaaatataatactacttttaaatcaaaatgtaaaattattactccgtacattttatcatatatataagtaataaatacattatttttaattaatattacatttgtgcgtataagtaatATTGCTTGTTCATCCCGACTCGACCCGGcccacggtgagacggtctcacacaaatatTTAATCTATAATATGATACactaaagtttaaaatttaaacgaAGTATATAACAAATCAAACAATCcaatataataaacaaaatacataattaaatcCAAACTATATCATCACTTAGCTTATTATGACCCAAAAGGGGTTTAATCTTATTATCCGGAAGTACTATCTCATAACAATGTGTGTAACTGCCGTCACCTTTGTTATCACCATCGTTACCACTTACCACTATTATATTGTCATTGTCGggccatcttcatcttcaacttccatCAACTTTTATTATAtgctattatatttattaattttaatttgggaaAAAAAACAACGTATAGTATATTTGCATTATTTAaattgacaagtaattaaagtGGCCAAATTTTGTCTAATTCTACTGAAAAACGTCAAAAACATGTCAAGATTCATGTATGTCGCCACGACTCAAATATGCGCTATGGATGAAGCGCGCCTCGCCGCCTTGTGACTCTAACCTATAAAAGAATGatcacaatgagataaaccaATTTAGGTTGCACATAGCTTACCGGCTTAAATCCAGAAAATCAATAAGCAACTTCATAAGAAATTGAACTTAAAACCTAGTAGTTATCAAGTTAACTATTTGACCAACTTGATTGTGAGTTGCTCCAAATGATGAGATAGGAGTAAGAAGCGATGTAATTAAGTGATAGCTGACAAGGAAAGCaaccaatttgaaataaatttaattcaaacaTGTAATTAGAAGAGTCACaagattttttttgaattcttgcTACCAATTGCACTAAACCTCATTGACTTCTTCTCTCCCTTATTAGTATcccaattatattaattaattaattaactttcatCTGTTAAGGGCAGATGCAGAGGGGGCAATGTGGGCTGCTACCGCCCTCACCCCTCAGCTCCCCgacccctttatatatatatatatatagggtcatgttcagatGTGGCCGAaacgcaccactcaatgttaagaaacgcaccactcaatattaagaaatgaaccactcaaataacattgagtggtgcatttcatattaagaaatgcattttcattgtggtgcattcgtaacattgagtggtgcatttcttaacattgagtggtgtaaaccgcacggccgcacggaaATGTGCGgtcacatttgaatagaaatatatatatgtatatgtatatatattagttagttgttatttaaaatttgatattatatatcATGGTGAAATCAAATCCCATCAATAAATATCAAGCACATTGTACTTAGATGTAATGTAGTGACTTTTTCATAGGTAAGGTTACGTTATTGAGTCTTAGGGGAGGCAAAATCCCGTAAGTAGCATTTCCCTTTATTTTAACTATCCATCCCTGCATCAGTTCATAATTTTACATGCGTAGCAGCAAACGGTTGTTGAAtgccaaaaaagaaaatgataaaaaaaaaaaagaaaaaaaaaagcatgcaTGTCGCATATGCGGCACTAAAAtttgttctttctttttgttgccaaattaactaattaataatctttctcaaaaaaaaaaaactaattaataatagatcGATGGATACCTTAGCGAAATTCTCGTTGTCTTCTGCTCATGGTATCAAAATTCTTGAAGTTTGACCCCGGCTTACTATATAACAGTTCATCCCCGACTTGATGTCATGCCAGGAGGTAGTATGTGGAGGTCCGAATCTCATTGAAAATATTAATGGAAAAAAAGTATGGAAATTGTGAATTGAATCCCATGGTGTCTTGTGTTTGCAAAGACTATAGTTTGATTGGTGGGTTGATTGCACGACTCACTATTTATTTTGTAGTGGCTCTGGAGGCGAGGCCCTATGAATTTAGGATTAACGCGactcaccaaaatccattattattattaagctaagtatttgattttcattctaattttgattcccttgtgcgaaccaaacacacccttaatataaTTAGGAAAACAAAGGATGGAAGGATAATTGGATTTAGTAGATACAAGTCggcatgcatgtatatatatttcaagtAGGTCAAGATTTCCCAATGGTTTTGGCTCAACTTGTATGGTTGTAAACTACTTGTACACCTATATAATGTCCATATTTTTTTTGcacttaaaacaaaatataaatgcTGCTCAATATTTTCAACCCACTTGATCCTTTTCATTTCTCAGGCATTTATTCGAGTACGTACTTTTAGTTTGTATACAAGTAATTtcaaatgtaattaataaaactttgaaaagaaaattttcaaaaaaaaaaaaaaaaactttgaaaagaaaatgattttaaaaaaaaaaaaaacaaaaaaaaaacagaatctCTAGTAATGTCAAACTTACTACAAATCCTACAATCAATAATAACAAACTAGCCCTATGACTTATCGTAGTTAGTTCGTCATCTGACTTAAAAGATAATAACTAAAGGCGGCAATGTGACGGTTTGAATCTCACTAGAAGCATGTATGGGAAAAAGGCTCAAGGATACTGGGAGGTCTCGATCGGATCATATCCCTTGTGTACATGAAAATTAGGATCTGATGACCATCAAATTGATTGTGCGACTCGTGATTTACCTCCGCAATAACTTTAGGGGTGGGGTTCTGTAAAGCCTGGGATCacataactttaaaaaataaaaaatagaagagtagtaaactaacaaataataatagcaAACTAAGTTCACAAGGTAACCAcgcacaatgttacaagtttgactcccagTATAAACGacttattgaccttcttggttttaGTCGGTCAGCTATGAACAACCTAGGCTAATTTAACTCATTGTGGTCttttgtcacaaaaaaaaaaaaaagtaacaaaataaagttacaagtttgactcctagCGTAAACAACTTATtagtcttcttagtttgagtcggCCAACTATAAATAACCTAGATTGGTTTACATCATTATGGTCTTTTATCGGCTGGAATCACAATATCATATTTACTCAGTGCACACTATCAAATACtcaagaaaaaaatagaaaaataagtCTAAAATATGATCGAGTAAATCAACAAATGAAACATAATTCTTGTATCAAAATGTTACGGGTTGAATTTTTAATGGCCCTCTTTGACAGCCTGGCAGGGCATTTCACACGTACGTAGGTGATATCAAGTAtctcttcctctttttttttttggtgaggagTATCtcttccttttattttattataataaattataataataataataatttaaagcaAGTGGCTGCGTGCAATCTTGCGTTAGCATTAGAACATGTGATTGGTACCTCTAGTTGACCAAGAAGCCCaatgaatgaagaattgaaataaaaatctTCACATTCAATATAGACTTTATATGACCCTCCAAAATACTTGACCCTAAAATAAACATTTTCGCTTCAATAGCGCAAACACGAAATATAGAAAAATACAGGatacaaaacataaataaactttatatataaatagaaaaagtgtcaaataagtcattaattttatagaaaattacacttttcgttcctaagttatatGATAATAATAGAATTCGTCCATAATTGTTTCACTTTTCGTTCCTAAATTATTATTGATCTTGCACTTTTCATCTcttttactaacaaaacattagagacaaatttacaactttaatataacttaggaacgaaaagtgggcacaaaaagttaataaaagaaTGAAAAGTGCAACGTCGATGATAGCTTAGAAATGAAAATTGAGCACGTCCAACAGTTAatgacgaattctacaattaccatataacttattaacgaaaagtgtaattttttcttaACTCTACGATTTTTATACAATTAGACCACTAACACATAAGACATGTGTAATTGAAGCATTAAATTAGAAACACTATGTAATTAACATTAAATAGGCAAAATGTGCAATTATGacccttttttttcttcctttcaatgcaatttgagttaaaaatatttcaatatttccTCCCAACTAGTACATTagaggaaaaataaattattagtgcATATACCAGGTAATACGAAAAGATATTTTTGATAGTTCAATTACacacattttaatttcaatgacctgattaaataaaacatataagtCAGATCAATagtttatttgacatttttatatataaatatgtatttttgtaCATTTCTTctgaatatttataaatattaatcatTCTTTTTATGTGTGTGTCTTTatgaaatcataaaaaattgaagaattaattACTAGACTAATATGGTAGCTGGGTAGGGACGGGGTCAGTGCATGGTCGCGAGGCACATGACGGGGAAATACCCTATAGTATAAGGTGGACCCGTACCGAGCGACACGATCTATACCAAGAGAATGTCTGTGACTGGTGAAGCTCACCCGACCTAATCAATCCTCCTTGAGACTTTGACGACCTGGCACCTGGACGATTTAGGTCCCTATCACATGTCTAATCCACTGCATCATGAATCTTTGTTCACTTGGCACCACTAACATGACTACCCAACGCTTGGGCACCACGTGGATAACATGCCGAAAATCGAGCATGTAACTTTCCCAACCTCTATAAATATCTCCCATAAGAAAAAGGGGGAGAAAAAGAGGCATGTACGAACATGGATTATACTTCTAGAATGTTGTACTTGACCATATATACGATCATTGTTATTTGCACTATAATTTTGTTGTGATGGAGAAGCGCCCTATCGTACAAGGGCGGCCCATACCAACGAACCTACACCGACATGAGCCAAGCGACCTGACCCATACTGACCAAAATCCAGACCAAAGAGAAGGTCCGTGGCTGGTGAAGCTCACCCAGCCGGACCGACTTCCTTGTGACTTTGTCAAccgacaatttaggtccctatTACAAGTTTAACCTACTGCATCATGAATTTTACTTAGGCACCACGTGGATAACGTACATGAAATTTGGCATGTAAGTTTTCCAACCTTTACAAATATCTTAATATCCCCATGCATGTAACACTAAGAAAATGGGAGAAAGAGAGAAACATACAAACaataattatgttttcaaaaaaaaaaaaacaaacaataattATACTTTCTGAACGTTGTACTTGTCCATATACTCTGTAACTCTATAAGCACCATTCTTATGATActcattttattaatattctCTAGGAGGCCACATAACTCTTAATCtaaatttatttagtattttttgttCCAATTCTCCCTCGGTatggaaaaataattaataataatgcaCACAACCTACCCAAAAGAAAAGCTGATTATCAATTGATTTAATTGTTTACTTTTTGGGTGACGACTGATTTAATTGTTTACTTTATATCTATATCTAGATAATGCTAAATAATGTATATAGTTTACATACAAATGATGAAATCATGAAGCCGCGTGAGGCTGAGCTCTAAGAAATTTCAACTCTTCTATCTATAAGAACATCTTCTTCTCCCAGTATTTTTCAAAATCCCCCATACAGTACGATATCATtctacctctctctctctctcatcatacgcatcaaattattatttttatatatattcgcTTGATCCGATCTATTTCCATATACTCTTTATCACGTTTCTGTACTTTTTGCTTTCTTTACACTCCGTCGCCTCTCTTTCCGATCCTTCCAAGTTTCCTGCGCTCTTTTAACGGTACAGTGCACGCTCTTTCAATTTCCTCATTCAACTctgcttcttctttttgttcttcAATTTATTCTGTTTTTTCTATCTTCGGTTGTGCGTTCAACAGGCCATGGAGGGTGAAAACTGCAGCGTCAAATATGAAGAGGTAAAACTCTCACTCTTTCAGTTCTTctgaagttatatatatatatatatataatcagctATATATGCATGattaattgaagaaaaaaattgatgtGTTTAACTTAAATCAGGAATTCGTGTTGAACTCGCGAGGAATGAAGCTTTTTACGTGCAGATGGCTGCCGGTGCAGTCGCAACCGAAGGCTTTGATCTTCCTCTGCCATGGTTATGCGATGGAATGCGCTGTTTCTATGAAAGGTTTGTTATTCTATATCGTATTGCTGCACCTTCAAGCGCTGCGAAATTAAGTTTAGTTAATGCAGTTCCGTTTTTTCCGCCACAGTTCATACAGTCTGGAATCGGTTTTGAACTATAAAAAAATCCTAATAATATTTTGTGAAGTTGGCCTAGGGCTTAAGAGGGGATTTTCTTTTAGTTCTGAACTCAATTAGAATTATCAGGTCACTTCTCGATagaaacatttaaatttatatctCAGAGATTTCACGAGTTttaagaattcaaattaaagttttggtttgaattgaatGGTAGAagtttttatttatgtatatacaaGTTGAAAATGATTGTAGTGTTGTGGttaatgaattttgaaaattaatttggtGTGTCCAATATACATAGGTGCTGCTATGAGGCTTGTGAAAGCAGGGTATGCAGTTTATGGTATGGACTATGAAGGGCATGGAAGGTCAGCTGGTCTGCTTGGTTATGTTCCCAGCTTTGATGATGTTGTGTCTGATTGCTGTGACCATTACTCCAAAATTTGTGGTAATTAATGACATAAAACCAACAAGAAATTTAGTTTTTGACTTAAATATTATGGAGGAGTGGGCAGGGCATGTTGTTGTACTGGATTGACTGCTAATTTTATGggatttatttgataattttgaGGATATATATGAGTTTGACTTTGACTATGGTGAATGCAGAGATGCCagaaaataagaagaagatGAGGATCTTGCTGGGAGAATCCATGGGAGGAGCTATGGCTCTTCTTCTACACAGAAGGAAGCCTGATTTCTGGGATGGTGCTGTACTAGTTGCTCCAATGTGTAAGGTTTGTTCTTTTCCCTCACACCGATACTCTTGTGTTCGTATTAAAAACTGacactaaatatatatttagtgatatcaattttttaaactaataacttaaaattttaaatatgacaACAGATGATCGATTGCATTGGTTATGAAGGTATTTAGAATAAATCAAACgagaaaaatgttatttgtgattaaaaaaaaactttttattttgatttttaataaaaaatttaaaaatattgatataaTTATTTCATTGGTGAAATATAAAGTAAATGATACTCCATATTAGAAAAGGTAAAAGATAGCTGTTCTGAATggacatatttattattaaaatttattacaaataaaagTTGGTTCCAAACAAACCTAAACACTGTATGATTGAAAGCAAGTTTGGTTTGTAGAGGTTGGAATAGAACTGACATGTtgtgattaataattaattaattactccgtattatttatcaCGAAAATAAGTTTTTCTTAGGATTGGATGACATCTACagttttaattgactttttaaaaGATCATATTAAGTATCATTTAATTGTATTGAAAAAGTCATTAAACAACGTGACTTAATAATAAGTATGATGTTacatattcatttattatttttgaattaattgattatattatgtattaacgtgatatatgaaaaattaaaattacgtcatttaatatataaaaaaatataatgttacacacacacacacatatatatatataatttgatacATGTAACATTATATTAACTTTAATACATGTAACATTACCAACACTCAGTAACATACGTACCCAAACATCCAAGTCCAAATGGTTAGCTAATTTATATgcttttttctatttattaaaaaatatactccTTAAAGCAATGAAAAGATTGGGTGTTCACTTTCTCTAAAATAGATTGTCAAGTGAGGGAGCATGATTCTCATAACataaaattacaagtttgatttttacaaatattatttatgtcGAGCCTATCGTATATAATATTTTCGGTGTAGTTTACCTTTCCTTCTCTTGAGGGCCATTACACTAGAGTTATGAttactgaatgtacattttCGATAATAAATGCAAGCTTTCCTTGTcacaaacaataaaaaataaaaaattgggtgctactttttttttttttttaaacaataatttCTAATGAGAACCCTACAATTTTGTCAAAGTTATTCTAGAAGTTGTTGCACTTGCTCTTCACTCTTGTTACATTATTGAGagtgtaaatatttatttatattttattaataatatcattattattttattttaacgcTTAGTGCCTTAGTGTATGTAAAAAGTACGACACTTATTATAATGTTTTACTGTGGTTTTTGCATTTGCAGATTGCAGATGATATGAGGCCAAATCGGATTGTGATTAGTGTGTTAACTCAACTCTGCAAAGTCATTCCCACTTGGAAAATCATTCCAACTCAAGATATTGTTGATGTCGCTTTTAGAGATCCTGAAATTAGAAAAGAGGTAAATTTGGTCACTTctgattttttcaaattttgtgaTAAAAATCTTCATATTGTGACCAAAAATAAATGCCGTGTATAAATCAATAAAGGTTACTTATTTTTGCTTGCCTGCCTTTCCCTATCGGGATATAGTCCAAGGTCGCGGGACATGGACTTATTGGACTAGACTTaagcaataaaatagattttTGTCGTTTTTAATAACTGTTTGgtcattttgttttgtttttttgatttttttcccaaaatccaaatatatgcaGATCAGGGCGAACCCATATTGCTACAAGGGCCGTCCCCGCTTGCAAACCGGGAATCAACTCCTGGCTGTTAGCATGGACTTGGAGCAAAGGCTCAATGAGGTTATTTAACACAATCtttattcttaaaattattcgtaaatgataaattaaaattatactccatatttgtttgaaattgaaataaaaatatgaaactaactttaaattttaaaaatgttaaaattatataaaccCGTTATGGAATCAGATTTGAGGTAACGCTAACGCCTAACGGCGGTGGGGTTTTGGGATTTAACGACAGGTGACGTTTCCGTTCCTAGTAGCACACGGAGAAGCAGACGTAGTAACGGATCCCGCGGTGAGCAAACTCCTGCACCAAACAGCTTCAAGCACAGACAAGACCCTCAAGATGTATCCAGGAATGTGGCATTCCCTCACCTACGGCGAGTTGCCGGAGAATCTTGACGTCGTATTTTCCGACATCGTCGGTTGGCTTGATGAAAAGGTTGCCATGGGCGGTTCCAGGCTGGAGAGGGAGCAAAAACAGGCTAATGATAAT from Ipomoea triloba cultivar NCNSP0323 chromosome 12, ASM357664v1 encodes the following:
- the LOC115999206 gene encoding caffeoylshikimate esterase-like, producing the protein MEGENCSVKYEEEFVLNSRGMKLFTCRWLPVQSQPKALIFLCHGYAMECAVSMKGAAMRLVKAGYAVYGMDYEGHGRSAGLLGYVPSFDDVVSDCCDHYSKICEMPENKKKMRILLGESMGGAMALLLHRRKPDFWDGAVLVAPMCKIADDMRPNRIVISVLTQLCKVIPTWKIIPTQDIVDVAFRDPEIRKEIRANPYCYKGRPRLQTGNQLLAVSMDLEQRLNEVTFPFLVAHGEADVVTDPAVSKLLHQTASSTDKTLKMYPGMWHSLTYGELPENLDVVFSDIVGWLDEKVAMGGSRLEREQKQANDNLFKHAAGLEAKNIVL